The following coding sequences lie in one Cronobacter universalis NCTC 9529 genomic window:
- the ybeY gene encoding rRNA maturation RNase YbeY, whose translation MSQVILDLQIACEDTTGLPDEAQFQTWLNAVVPQFQEESEVTVRLVDEAESHDLNLTYRGMDKPTNVLSFPFEAPPGIDMPLLGDLIICRQVVEREAREQEKPLDAHWAHMVVHGSLHLLGYDHIEDDEAEEMEGIETEIMLALGFDDPYIAEKA comes from the coding sequence ATGAGTCAGGTCATTCTTGATTTGCAGATTGCCTGCGAAGACACCACCGGTTTGCCGGACGAGGCGCAGTTTCAGACATGGCTGAATGCCGTCGTGCCGCAGTTTCAGGAAGAATCAGAAGTCACGGTGCGTCTGGTGGATGAAGCGGAAAGCCACGACTTAAACCTGACTTATCGTGGTATGGACAAACCCACCAACGTGCTGTCGTTCCCGTTCGAAGCGCCGCCGGGCATCGATATGCCGCTGCTTGGCGATCTGATCATCTGTCGTCAGGTGGTCGAGCGCGAAGCGCGCGAACAGGAAAAGCCGCTGGACGCCCACTGGGCGCACATGGTGGTGCACGGCAGTCTGCATCTTCTGGGCTATGACCATATCGAGGATGACGAAGCCGAAGAGATGGAAGGCATCGAAACCGAGATAATGCTTGCCCTGGGCTTTGACGATCCGTACATTGCCGAGAAAGCGTAA
- a CDS encoding PhoH family protein: MNIETREFTLEPADNARLLSLCGPFDDNIKQLERRLGIEIARRDNHFKLTGRTICVSAAADILRHLYVDTAPMRGEIKEIEPEQIHLAIKEFRVLEQSAESVPEYGKAVNIKTKRGVIKPRTPNQAQYIANILDHDITFGIGPAGTGKTYLAVAAAVDALERQEIRRILLTRPAVEAGEKLGFLPGDLSQKVDPYLRPLYDALFEMLGFERVEKLMERNVIEVAPLAYMRGRTLNDAFIILDESQNTTIEQMKMFLTRIGFNSKAVITGDVTQIDLPRNLKSGLRHAIEVLSEVEEISFNFFHSEDVVRHPVVARIVTAYEAWEEADQKRKAEQAAERKREAQALAAGAQESK, from the coding sequence TTGAATATCGAAACTCGTGAATTTACGCTGGAACCGGCAGACAACGCTCGTCTGCTTAGCCTCTGTGGACCCTTTGATGACAACATCAAACAACTTGAACGCCGCCTCGGCATCGAAATCGCCCGTCGCGACAACCACTTTAAACTGACCGGCCGCACGATTTGCGTCAGCGCGGCAGCGGATATTCTGCGCCATCTGTACGTCGATACCGCCCCGATGCGCGGCGAAATTAAAGAGATTGAGCCGGAGCAAATTCATCTGGCCATTAAAGAATTTCGCGTGCTTGAGCAGAGCGCCGAAAGCGTGCCGGAGTACGGCAAAGCGGTCAATATCAAGACCAAACGCGGCGTAATTAAACCGCGCACGCCAAATCAGGCGCAGTACATCGCGAATATTCTCGACCACGACATCACCTTCGGTATCGGCCCTGCCGGTACGGGTAAAACGTATCTCGCCGTTGCGGCCGCCGTGGACGCACTGGAGCGCCAGGAGATCCGTCGTATTCTGCTGACGCGCCCGGCGGTGGAGGCTGGTGAAAAACTGGGCTTCCTACCAGGCGACCTCAGCCAGAAAGTCGACCCCTACCTGCGCCCGCTCTATGACGCGCTGTTCGAGATGCTCGGCTTCGAGCGCGTGGAAAAGCTGATGGAGCGCAACGTGATTGAAGTCGCGCCGCTGGCGTACATGCGCGGCCGTACGCTTAACGACGCGTTCATTATTCTCGATGAAAGCCAGAACACCACCATCGAACAGATGAAGATGTTCCTGACCCGCATCGGCTTTAACTCCAAAGCGGTGATCACCGGCGACGTCACGCAGATTGACCTGCCGAGAAACCTGAAATCCGGCCTGCGTCACGCCATCGAGGTGCTCTCGGAAGTTGAAGAGATCAGCTTTAACTTCTTCCACAGCGAAGACGTGGTGCGCCATCCGGTCGTCGCGCGCATCGTCACCGCGTATGAAGCGTGGGAAGAGGCTGACCAGAAACGCAAAGCCGAACAGGCCGCAGAGCGTAAACGTGAAGCCCAGGCGCTGGCCGCCGGCGCGCAGGAGAGTAAATGA
- the miaB gene encoding tRNA (N6-isopentenyl adenosine(37)-C2)-methylthiotransferase MiaB, with protein MTKKLHIKTWGCQMNEYDSSKMADLLETTHGFTLTDVAEEADILLLNTCSIREKAQEKVFHQLGRWKTLKEKNPDVIIGVGGCVASQEGDHIRDRARYVDIIFGPQTLHRLPEMINQVKGTRSPVVDISFPEIEKFDRLPEPRAEGPTAFVSIMEGCNKYCTYCVVPYTRGEEVSRPSDDIVLEIAQLAAQGVREVNLLGQNVNAWRGENYDGTTGTFADLLRLVAAIDGIDRIRFTTSHPIEFTDDIIEVYRDTPELVSFLHLPVQSGSDRVLNMMGRTHTALEYKAIIRKLRAARPDIQISSDFIVGFPGETQQDFEQTMKLIAEVNFDMSYSFIFSARPGTPAADMVDDVPEEEKKQRLYILQERINQQAMAWSRRMLGTTQRILVEGTSRKSIMELSGRTENNRVVNFEGSPDMVGKFVDVEITEVFPNSLRGKVIRTEDEMGLRVVESPESIIARTRKENELGVGIFQP; from the coding sequence ATGACAAAAAAACTCCATATTAAAACCTGGGGCTGTCAGATGAATGAGTACGATTCATCGAAGATGGCCGATCTGCTGGAAACCACGCACGGCTTTACGTTGACCGACGTGGCGGAAGAAGCAGATATTCTGCTGCTGAATACCTGCTCGATCCGCGAGAAGGCACAGGAGAAGGTTTTCCATCAGTTAGGTCGCTGGAAAACGTTAAAGGAAAAGAACCCGGATGTGATTATCGGCGTGGGCGGCTGTGTGGCGTCTCAGGAAGGTGACCATATTCGCGATCGCGCCCGCTACGTCGACATCATTTTCGGGCCTCAGACCCTGCACCGCCTGCCGGAAATGATCAACCAGGTAAAAGGCACGCGCAGCCCGGTTGTGGACATCAGCTTCCCGGAAATCGAAAAATTCGATCGCCTGCCTGAGCCGCGCGCGGAAGGCCCGACGGCGTTCGTTTCCATCATGGAAGGCTGCAATAAATACTGCACCTACTGCGTGGTTCCGTATACCCGCGGTGAAGAAGTCAGCCGTCCGAGCGACGACATCGTGCTGGAAATCGCCCAGCTCGCCGCCCAGGGCGTGCGTGAGGTTAACCTGCTCGGCCAGAACGTGAACGCCTGGCGCGGTGAAAACTATGACGGCACCACCGGCACGTTCGCCGACCTGCTGCGTCTGGTCGCGGCGATTGACGGCATTGACCGCATCCGCTTCACCACCAGCCACCCGATTGAATTCACCGATGACATCATCGAAGTCTATCGCGACACGCCGGAGCTGGTGAGCTTCCTGCATCTGCCGGTACAGAGCGGCTCTGACCGCGTGCTGAACATGATGGGACGCACCCACACGGCGCTGGAATATAAAGCCATTATCCGCAAGCTGCGCGCGGCGCGCCCGGATATCCAGATTAGCTCCGATTTCATCGTCGGCTTCCCTGGCGAAACCCAGCAGGATTTCGAGCAGACCATGAAGCTGATTGCCGAGGTGAATTTCGACATGAGCTACAGCTTTATTTTCTCCGCGCGTCCGGGCACGCCTGCCGCCGACATGGTGGATGACGTGCCGGAAGAGGAGAAAAAGCAGCGTCTGTACATCCTTCAGGAGCGCATCAATCAGCAGGCGATGGCGTGGAGCCGCCGTATGCTCGGCACGACCCAGCGCATTCTGGTCGAGGGCACATCGCGTAAGAGCATCATGGAGCTTTCCGGACGTACCGAAAACAACCGCGTGGTGAACTTCGAAGGCTCGCCGGATATGGTGGGTAAATTCGTCGATGTGGAAATCACGGAAGTGTTCCCGAACTCGCTGCGCGGCAAGGTTATCCGCACCGAAGACGAGATGGGCCTGCGCGTAGTGGAATCGCCGGAATCGATCATCGCCCGCACCCGCAAAGAAAACGAACTCGGCGTCGGGATTTTCCAGCCATAA
- the ubiF gene encoding 3-demethoxyubiquinol 3-hydroxylase, translating into MTNQPIEVVVVGGGMVGAAAALGLAQNGFQVAVVEHAAPPPFSPQNPPDVRISSISCASVDLLRGLGVWQQVLEMRAHPYRRLETWEWNEARVEFSADELQLPELGYMVENSVLQRALWEALEAHPAVQLLCPATLTQMTPSQNGHELKFDNGDTVQARLVIGADGASSQVRKWTGIGVNAWQYQQSCLLISVECEQPPGDSTWQHFTPNGPHAFLPLFNNRASLVWYDRPARVRQLQAMNMTQLGREIAAAFPARLGRVTPVACGAFPLVRRHALRYVLPGVALIGDAAHTIHPLAGQGVNLGYRDVDALLKVVIDARNAAEDWASGAVLKRYQRRRMPDNLLMQSGMDLFHSGFTAKLKPLRVLRNLGLIAAQRSGVLKRQALRYALGL; encoded by the coding sequence ATGACAAATCAACCAATTGAAGTCGTCGTTGTCGGCGGGGGCATGGTGGGCGCCGCTGCCGCGCTGGGGCTTGCGCAGAATGGTTTTCAGGTGGCCGTCGTGGAACATGCCGCGCCGCCGCCGTTTTCGCCGCAAAATCCGCCGGACGTGCGGATCTCCTCGATCAGTTGCGCGTCGGTGGATCTGCTGCGCGGGCTGGGCGTCTGGCAGCAGGTGCTGGAGATGCGCGCGCATCCTTATCGCCGCCTCGAAACCTGGGAGTGGAACGAGGCGCGGGTCGAGTTCAGCGCTGATGAACTCCAGTTGCCGGAACTGGGCTATATGGTAGAAAACAGCGTGCTGCAACGCGCGCTGTGGGAGGCGCTGGAGGCGCATCCGGCGGTACAACTGCTGTGCCCGGCGACGCTCACGCAGATGACGCCGTCGCAAAATGGCCACGAACTGAAGTTCGATAATGGCGACACGGTGCAGGCGCGTCTGGTGATTGGCGCGGACGGCGCCAGCTCTCAGGTGCGTAAATGGACAGGCATCGGCGTCAACGCCTGGCAGTATCAGCAGTCATGCCTGCTTATCAGCGTCGAATGCGAACAGCCGCCCGGCGACAGCACCTGGCAGCATTTCACCCCCAACGGGCCGCATGCGTTTTTACCGCTCTTTAATAACCGGGCGTCGCTGGTCTGGTATGACCGCCCGGCGCGCGTCCGTCAGCTTCAGGCGATGAATATGACGCAACTTGGTCGAGAGATAGCAGCAGCGTTCCCGGCCCGGCTTGGCCGTGTGACGCCAGTCGCCTGCGGCGCGTTTCCGCTGGTGCGTCGTCATGCGCTGCGTTATGTCCTGCCGGGCGTCGCGCTGATTGGCGATGCCGCGCATACTATTCACCCGCTGGCGGGGCAGGGCGTGAATCTCGGCTATCGCGATGTGGACGCGCTACTGAAGGTGGTGATTGATGCCCGTAACGCGGCGGAAGACTGGGCCTCCGGCGCAGTGCTGAAGCGCTATCAGCGTCGTCGTATGCCGGATAACCTGCTGATGCAAAGCGGTATGGATCTCTTCCATTCGGGGTTTACCGCGAAGCTGAAACCGCTGCGCGTGCTGCGCAACCTGGGGCTTATCGCCGCCCAGCGCTCTGGCGTCCTGAAGCGGCAGGCGCTGCGGTATGCGCTCGGTTTATGA
- the asnB gene encoding asparagine synthase B, which produces MCSIFGVLDIKTDAVELRKKALELSRLMRHRGPDWSGVFASDKAILAHERLSIVDVNAGAQPLYNTEKTHVLAVNGEIYNHQALRAEYGDRFQFQTGSDCEVILALYKEKGPAFLDELQGMFAFVLYDSEKDAYLIGRDHIGIIPLYMGHDEHGNFYVASEMKSLVPVCRTIKEFPAGSYLWSQDGEIRQYYQRDWFDYDAVKDNVTDKAELRQALEDAVKSHLMSDVPYGVLLSGGLDSSVISAITKKFAARRVEDQERSEAWWPQLHSFAVGLEGSPDLKAAQEVANHLGTVHHEIHFTVQEGLDAIRDVIYHIETYDVTTIRASTPMYLMSRKIKAMGIKMVLSGEGSDEVFGGYLYFHKAPNAKELHEETVRKLQALHMFDCARANKAMSAWGVEARVPFLDKKFLDVAMRINPQDKMCGNGKMEKHILRECFESYLPASVAWRQKEQFSDGVGYSWIDTLKEVAAKQVSDQQLETARFRFPYNTPASKEAYLYREIFEELFPVPSAAECVPGGPSVACSSAKAIEWDEAFKTMNDPSGRAVGVHQSAYK; this is translated from the coding sequence ATGTGTTCTATTTTTGGTGTGCTGGATATCAAAACCGACGCGGTTGAACTGCGTAAAAAAGCGCTTGAGCTGTCGCGCCTGATGCGCCACCGCGGCCCGGACTGGTCTGGCGTCTTCGCCAGCGATAAAGCGATCCTCGCGCATGAACGTCTCTCTATCGTGGACGTCAACGCAGGCGCGCAGCCGCTCTACAACACTGAGAAAACGCACGTCCTGGCCGTTAACGGCGAGATCTACAACCATCAGGCGCTGCGCGCGGAATATGGCGATCGTTTCCAGTTCCAGACCGGCTCTGACTGCGAAGTCATCCTGGCGCTGTATAAAGAGAAAGGCCCGGCGTTTCTGGACGAGTTGCAGGGCATGTTCGCCTTCGTGCTTTATGACAGCGAAAAAGACGCATATCTGATTGGTCGCGACCATATCGGCATCATCCCGCTCTATATGGGTCACGATGAGCACGGCAACTTTTATGTCGCCTCCGAAATGAAATCGCTGGTGCCGGTATGCCGCACCATTAAAGAGTTCCCGGCGGGCAGCTACCTGTGGAGCCAGGACGGCGAGATTCGCCAGTACTATCAGCGCGACTGGTTTGACTATGACGCGGTGAAAGATAATGTGACGGACAAAGCCGAGCTGCGCCAGGCGCTGGAAGATGCGGTTAAAAGCCACCTGATGTCTGACGTGCCTTACGGCGTACTGCTCTCAGGCGGCCTGGATTCCTCGGTCATTTCGGCCATTACCAAGAAATTCGCGGCGCGCCGCGTGGAAGACCAGGAGCGCTCCGAAGCCTGGTGGCCGCAGCTGCACTCCTTTGCTGTTGGCCTTGAAGGCTCGCCGGATCTGAAAGCCGCGCAGGAAGTCGCCAACCATCTCGGTACGGTACACCATGAAATTCACTTCACCGTGCAGGAAGGCTTGGATGCGATCCGAGACGTGATTTACCACATCGAAACCTATGATGTGACCACGATTCGCGCGTCAACGCCGATGTATTTGATGTCCCGTAAAATCAAAGCGATGGGCATCAAAATGGTGCTCTCCGGCGAAGGTTCAGACGAAGTGTTCGGCGGTTATCTTTACTTCCATAAAGCGCCGAACGCGAAAGAGCTGCATGAAGAGACCGTACGCAAGCTACAGGCGCTGCATATGTTTGACTGCGCGCGCGCCAACAAAGCGATGTCGGCCTGGGGCGTTGAGGCGCGCGTGCCGTTCCTCGATAAGAAATTCCTTGATGTGGCGATGCGTATTAACCCGCAGGATAAAATGTGCGGCAACGGCAAGATGGAAAAACATATCCTGCGTGAATGTTTTGAATCTTATCTGCCGGCGAGCGTGGCGTGGCGTCAGAAAGAGCAGTTCTCTGACGGCGTGGGCTACAGCTGGATTGATACGCTGAAAGAAGTGGCGGCGAAACAGGTTTCCGATCAGCAGCTGGAAACCGCGCGCTTCCGCTTCCCGTATAACACGCCAGCGTCGAAAGAAGCTTATCTCTACCGCGAAATCTTCGAAGAGCTGTTCCCGGTGCCGAGTGCGGCGGAGTGCGTGCCTGGCGGCCCGTCTGTCGCCTGCTCTTCCGCGAAAGCCATCGAATGGGACGAAGCGTTTAAAACTATGAACGATCCGTCAGGCCGTGCGGTGGGCGTACATCAGTCTGCCTATAAATAA
- a CDS encoding HAD-IIA family hydrolase: MTIQNVICDIDGVLMHDNVAVPGASEFLTGILEKGFPLVLLTNYPSQTGQDLANRFASAGIDVPDSVFYTSAMATADFLRRQEGKKAYVVGEGALIHELYKAGFTITDINPDFVIVGETRSYNWEMMHKAAFFVANGARFIATNPDTHGRGFYPACGALCAGIEKISGRKPFYVGKPSPWIIRAALNKMQAHSEHTVIVGDNLRTDILAGFQAGLETILVLSGVSTINDIDAMPFRPSWIYPSVAEIDVI; this comes from the coding sequence ATGACCATTCAGAACGTAATTTGCGATATCGATGGCGTGCTGATGCACGATAACGTCGCGGTGCCCGGCGCCAGCGAATTCCTGACCGGCATCCTTGAAAAAGGGTTTCCGCTGGTTCTGCTGACCAACTACCCGTCCCAGACCGGCCAGGATCTGGCTAACCGCTTCGCATCCGCCGGGATCGACGTGCCGGACAGCGTGTTTTACACCTCCGCGATGGCGACGGCCGATTTCCTGCGTCGTCAGGAAGGCAAGAAAGCGTACGTGGTCGGCGAAGGGGCATTAATTCACGAGCTGTATAAAGCAGGCTTTACAATTACCGATATCAATCCCGATTTCGTCATCGTGGGCGAAACGCGCTCCTATAACTGGGAGATGATGCATAAGGCCGCCTTTTTCGTCGCCAACGGCGCACGTTTTATCGCCACCAACCCGGATACCCACGGGCGCGGCTTTTATCCTGCCTGCGGCGCGCTGTGCGCGGGCATCGAGAAAATCTCCGGGCGCAAGCCATTTTATGTCGGTAAGCCGAGCCCCTGGATCATCCGCGCGGCGCTCAATAAAATGCAGGCCCACTCCGAGCATACGGTGATTGTAGGCGATAACCTGCGCACCGATATTCTGGCTGGCTTCCAGGCGGGCCTCGAGACCATTCTGGTGCTGTCGGGCGTTTCGACCATCAATGATATTGACGCCATGCCGTTCCGGCCGAGCTGGATTTATCCCTCCGTCGCCGAAATCGACGTTATCTGA
- the nagC gene encoding DNA-binding transcriptional regulator NagC, translated as MTTGGQAQIGNVDLVKQLNSAAVYRLIDQQGPISRIQIAEQSQLAPASVTKITRQLIERGLIKEVDQQASTGGRRAISIVTETRHFQAVGVRLGRHDATLTLFDLSSKVLAEEHFPLPERTQETLEHALLNTIAQFVDTWQRKIRELIAVSVILPGLVDPESGVIRYMPHINVENWPLVDALQKRFNVACFVGHDIRSLALAEHYFGATRDCEDSILVRVHRGTGAGIISNGRIFIGRNGNVGEIGHIQVDPLGERCHCGNFGCLETVAANAAIEQRVRQLLEQGHPSRMTPDECNIKAICKAANRGDALACEVVERVGRQLGKTIAIAINLFNPQKVVIAGEIVEAQKVLLPAIESCINTQSLKAFRKNLPVVPSQLDHRSAIGAFALVKRAMLNGLLLQRLLES; from the coding sequence ATGACGACTGGCGGACAGGCTCAAATTGGCAACGTTGATCTCGTAAAACAGCTTAACAGCGCGGCGGTTTACCGTCTTATCGACCAGCAGGGTCCGATTTCGCGCATTCAGATAGCCGAACAGAGCCAGCTTGCGCCCGCCAGCGTCACCAAAATTACCCGCCAGCTTATTGAGCGCGGTCTGATTAAAGAAGTCGATCAGCAGGCCTCGACAGGAGGCCGTCGCGCTATCTCCATCGTTACCGAAACCCGGCATTTTCAGGCCGTTGGCGTGCGCCTGGGCCGCCATGACGCCACGCTGACGCTGTTCGATCTCAGCAGTAAAGTGCTGGCGGAAGAACATTTTCCCCTGCCCGAACGCACTCAGGAGACGCTGGAACACGCGCTGCTGAACACCATCGCGCAGTTTGTCGACACCTGGCAGCGCAAAATCCGCGAGCTTATCGCCGTGTCGGTGATCCTGCCGGGGCTGGTGGATCCGGAAAGCGGCGTCATTCGCTATATGCCGCACATCAATGTCGAGAACTGGCCGCTCGTTGACGCGCTGCAAAAGCGTTTTAACGTCGCCTGTTTTGTCGGCCACGATATTCGCAGCCTGGCGCTGGCGGAGCACTACTTCGGTGCAACGCGCGACTGCGAAGACTCCATTCTGGTGCGCGTTCACCGCGGCACCGGCGCGGGCATCATCTCGAACGGGCGTATTTTCATCGGCCGTAACGGCAACGTCGGCGAGATTGGCCATATTCAGGTCGATCCACTGGGCGAGCGCTGCCACTGCGGCAATTTTGGCTGTCTGGAAACCGTCGCCGCCAATGCCGCGATTGAACAGCGCGTGCGTCAGTTACTGGAGCAGGGCCACCCGAGCCGTATGACGCCCGACGAGTGCAATATCAAAGCCATTTGCAAAGCCGCAAACCGGGGCGATGCGCTGGCCTGCGAAGTGGTGGAACGCGTCGGTCGTCAGCTCGGTAAAACCATCGCCATCGCCATTAACCTGTTTAACCCGCAAAAAGTGGTTATCGCCGGTGAGATTGTTGAAGCGCAGAAAGTGCTGCTGCCCGCGATCGAAAGCTGCATCAACACGCAATCCCTGAAAGCGTTTCGCAAAAACCTGCCGGTCGTGCCGTCGCAACTCGATCACCGCTCGGCTATCGGCGCGTTTGCGCTGGTAAAACGCGCCATGCTTAACGGGTTGTTATTACAGCGTTTGCTGGAAAGTTAA
- the nagA gene encoding N-acetylglucosamine-6-phosphate deacetylase translates to MYALTHGRIYTGHDILDDHAIIIADGLIERLCPLAELPAGIEQRDMGGAIIAPGFIDVQLNGCGGVQFNDTAEAVSIETLEIMQKANEKSGCTSYLPTLITCSDALMKQGVRVMREYLARHQNQALGLHLEGPWLNIVKKGTHNPDYVRQPDAALVDFLCENADVITKITLAPERVAPEVIEKLTAAGIVVSAGHSNATLKEAKKGFRAGIRFATHLFNAMPYITGREPGLTGAIFDEPDVWCGIIADGLHVDFANVRLAKKVKGDKLCLVTDATAPAGANIDEFIFAGKTIYYRNGLCVDENGTLSGSALTMIEGVRNLVEHVNIALDEALRMATLYPARAMAVAHRLGSIEAGKVANLTAFTRDYKIIKTIVNGNEVVTE, encoded by the coding sequence ATGTACGCATTAACCCACGGCCGGATTTACACCGGCCACGACATTCTGGATGACCACGCGATTATCATCGCCGATGGCCTGATTGAGCGCCTCTGCCCGCTGGCTGAACTGCCGGCAGGTATCGAGCAGCGCGATATGGGCGGCGCCATTATCGCCCCCGGTTTTATCGACGTGCAGCTCAACGGCTGCGGCGGCGTGCAGTTCAATGACACCGCTGAAGCGGTATCGATTGAAACGCTGGAAATCATGCAAAAAGCCAACGAGAAATCGGGCTGCACCAGCTATTTGCCTACCCTCATTACCTGTAGCGACGCGCTGATGAAACAGGGCGTGCGCGTGATGCGCGAATACCTGGCGCGTCACCAGAACCAGGCGCTGGGCCTGCACCTTGAAGGCCCGTGGCTGAATATCGTTAAAAAAGGCACGCATAACCCGGATTACGTTCGCCAGCCGGACGCAGCGCTGGTCGATTTCCTGTGCGAAAACGCCGATGTGATTACCAAAATCACCCTCGCGCCGGAACGCGTTGCGCCTGAGGTTATCGAAAAGTTAACCGCTGCGGGTATTGTGGTTTCCGCCGGGCACTCTAACGCGACGCTCAAAGAAGCGAAAAAAGGCTTCCGCGCCGGTATTCGCTTCGCCACGCATCTGTTCAACGCTATGCCTTATATCACCGGCCGCGAGCCGGGGCTGACGGGCGCTATCTTTGACGAGCCGGATGTCTGGTGCGGCATTATCGCCGACGGCCTGCATGTCGATTTCGCTAATGTGCGTCTGGCGAAAAAAGTCAAAGGCGACAAGCTGTGTCTGGTGACGGACGCGACGGCGCCCGCGGGTGCCAATATTGATGAGTTCATTTTTGCCGGTAAAACAATATACTACCGTAACGGCCTGTGCGTGGATGAAAACGGCACCCTGAGTGGCTCGGCGCTGACCATGATAGAAGGCGTGCGCAACCTGGTGGAGCATGTCAATATCGCGCTGGACGAAGCGCTGCGTATGGCGACGCTTTATCCGGCCCGCGCCATGGCCGTGGCGCACCGGCTTGGCAGCATTGAAGCGGGCAAAGTGGCGAACCTTACCGCCTTTACCCGCGATTATAAAATCATCAAGACCATCGTTAATGGTAACGAGGTCGTTACTGAGTAA
- the nagB gene encoding glucosamine-6-phosphate deaminase yields MRLIPLATPQQVGKWAARHIVKRINDFNPTADRPFVLGLPTGGTPLEAYKALIEMHKAGQVSFKHVVTFNMDEYVGLPKDHPESYHSFMYRNFFEHVDIPEENINLLDGNAPDIDAECRRYEEKIRAYGKIHLFMGGVGNDGHIAFNEPASSLASRTRIKTLTHDTRVANSRFFGGDVNQVPKYALTVGVGTLLDAQEVMILVLGHVKAQALQAAVEGNVNHMWTISCLQLHPKAVIVCDEPSTMELKVKTLKYFTELEAENIKDL; encoded by the coding sequence ATGAGACTGATTCCGCTGGCTACGCCGCAGCAGGTGGGCAAATGGGCCGCCCGCCATATTGTTAAGCGCATTAACGATTTCAACCCCACCGCCGACCGCCCTTTCGTTCTGGGTCTTCCGACCGGCGGTACGCCGCTTGAAGCCTACAAGGCGCTGATTGAGATGCATAAAGCAGGCCAGGTCAGTTTCAAACATGTCGTGACGTTTAACATGGATGAATATGTTGGCCTGCCGAAAGATCATCCCGAAAGCTACCACAGCTTCATGTATCGCAATTTCTTCGAGCACGTTGATATTCCCGAAGAAAATATCAACCTGCTGGATGGCAACGCGCCGGATATTGACGCAGAATGCCGCCGCTATGAAGAAAAAATTCGCGCTTACGGCAAAATTCATCTGTTTATGGGCGGCGTCGGCAACGACGGTCATATCGCCTTCAACGAGCCCGCCTCTTCTCTGGCCTCACGCACGCGTATCAAAACCCTGACGCACGACACCCGTGTGGCGAATTCGCGTTTCTTTGGCGGCGATGTGAATCAGGTGCCAAAATACGCGCTCACCGTGGGTGTCGGCACGCTGCTGGACGCGCAGGAAGTGATGATTCTGGTGCTGGGCCACGTTAAGGCGCAGGCGCTGCAGGCGGCGGTTGAAGGCAACGTTAACCATATGTGGACAATCAGCTGTCTACAGTTGCACCCGAAAGCGGTTATCGTGTGCGATGAGCCTTCCACGATGGAACTGAAAGTGAAGACGCTGAAATACTTCACCGAGCTCGAAGCTGAAAATATCAAAGATCTTTAA